A region of the Pseudorasbora parva isolate DD20220531a chromosome 18, ASM2467924v1, whole genome shotgun sequence genome:
aggaaagtgattcgctctgtgaggaaagtgattcgctctgtgaggaaagtgattcgcccgccgcgtgaggaaagtgagtcgctctgtgaggaaagtgattcgctcagtgaggaaagtgattcgcccgtcgcgtgaggaaagtgctaatacagatcgaccgccggcctatcagtgggtaagtcagtagctactggttatatcacctgtttagcatcctacaagccagcgctttgatgggcgtagcctgttgctttcgctctcttcctctctctctcacgcgcttccggtagaattgtccgtaaggcccatacaaggaaattccgcccccgttaacgtcaaaggggacgcatgatctcaaaaaacttgccgaaacttatgactaaccggaagtagtatttttgacaaagaaatactcccatcaaacgtccaccttaacttttgaaactttgtctatgtttagtatgggattccaagtctttaacagtgtaaaaagatcagtatgcatgaaacagcatttcaccccccctttaacatgaactaataatgaacattacttctacagcatttataaATCTTAGTTAATGTAAATCTAAACATTAACTAAAACATGTTAAATGTTTAAAGCTGTGTCTGTTATCATTGCCTAATGCACTGATAACTGACATGaacataaaatatattgcaCTATTAGttcattaatgcattaacttaTGTTAACAAAGGAGACCTAATAGacaagtgttaccaaaaaattTTGTAAGCAAAACCACCAAATGTCTTTTTATCAAAACCTTATGTTCGTAaaattgtatgtatttttttgtttaggttttatttcagtttaaaaactAGTTAGACTGGAAGAAAACCCCACATCAAAGCATGTTTTGCTAGCatgtcaaaatgttcacttgtggggttttttttgggggggggggggggggggatttatGAAATGTTTAAGCTCTGTAGGGTTGCTTATGAAAGATACattttagatagatagatagatagatcttgTACTTTATACTTTTAATAGctaaaaaatacacacacacacacactcacacgcaaaacacttgaaaaaaaaagaaaagaagtgtATGAATAGCTTTTGATGTTTGGCATTTTAGTGACTTACCAATATATAGATTTGATTTGTATTCCACATTGTGATTCCTGACCGCCATGTCTTGAGCTTCCAAAAGAACCTTTAACACAAACAGATAAATCCCTGTAACTTTGTGTAATTATAAGcacattattttttacagaaaaaaacatatttaaatcaatattaCTTGAGCAGtttgaattatatttttaagtcATATCACTGTATTTTTACCTCTTTGATTATATTAGCTCCCTTCTTGTCATTGAACTCGAGCTGAGCGATTGCCTGGTCAATGGTCATACCCCTGATCTGTAAAACACATGCATCActaaaatattgcaacaaacttcatatcatcatcattactccatatACCATATAATTATCAGCATATCACTCACCAATTTAGCCAAGTACCACATCTTGTCTTTGCTGTATTTAATCTGACGTCTGCAGTGATGGATCTCCTATTCCACATAAACAAAAACACAgcataatttaaacttaattcaTTCACATAATGTAAAagtaaattaaatgaattacTAACAGCTGGTCTGCGTGATTCATCTTTCTTTTGTGGTGGATATACAACCAGATTTCTCCTATCCCAGTTTTTGCTGTTGAATTCTGAGCTTGTGTGAAGACATGACACATGTGGCAATGTAGATGAAGATCCAAGCAACCTGATGAAAAATAGCAAAACATTAGAGAAAATCTGTGTCTCAAACCCCAACGATTGTTGCCCAGAAATACCATTTATCTAGATAGCTATTTGAGACAATCTTTGTCCTTTCCTTTGCACTGAGAACTGCATGGGATGTTCTCACCTAGAGCGAATATGTCCACAAGCACGACCAATGGAGGCTAAACCTGTCGATAATGTGCATATAGTTCCCAGTTAGATCAACAGCAATTAAAAtgcctatatatatatgcctATATAACTACAAAGTAGGTATATTTGGTTTGACTCACCAGCCCATGTCACCGTGGAGGCCGCCATGTTGATATTAGAGATGTCCGATTCGTGAGGGAATCGTTTTTTGATTCAAATCTTTTTGATGAGTCGGTTGAACACAAGCATTGTATTTACTCAAAtgagtactgagtaatattaattaatcacACGCACTTACTAGAGTTAGGGGTTGGTTTAAGGTTATAGTTACTTGTAACGATGCATActgtactgttattactatagtaagtacataaAATATAGTGTTGTTTACCTTTTTCGATGACAGATTCGTGACGTTGCGTTTTATGAGCCGAATAGGCTGTAACAATGAACAGTCtcgtattaaaataaaatacactcaaattgagtagaaaaaacGTCAGTAAGGACCTCCATGTCTTTACAGGGACGTTTATGAGTAGTTAATATGTCACAATAGGATGTCACGGACTGACTCGTATAAAATATTCGCTAAAATGGTGTTGCGAACAGGTTCtttgaaacgaactgtccgagAGAACCGATTCTCGGAAATGAGAATAGGTTGAATGTGTTACGACACTGCGCTTTGCGGCAAATGCCACTGCAGATTAGTTAAAAAGTTATACTTTTGTTATTAATAATATGATTGTTTCCGACTAAAATATTCTATTTATAAATAAGGCTCACTAACATTTTTCCTACCAACACATTTATTGAATATGTTGGTCTTGAAAGAATGTTAGATTTGACTATCTCTGTGGTCCCTTCTCGCGTTCCGTATCATTTTTTACAACACACGCTGTCGTTATTCGGCAGCTGGTGTGTTTTCGGCAGCATGAGTACATGTGAGAAGCGAGTTCACTGTCTGTCATCATCCGTTGATTTACTTTCTGGTCTTGATGCAGCGAAATTTTGCTCTTTATAATGCACCAAAGACATCTGCCAGCCTCTCCAAACTGGTACTGTTCACGCTGcagtgacataaatggaaaggGAGTACTTGGTTTTGGGGCAAAGAATAATATCTATCTGGTAAATGTGACCGCTGCATCTCCAGCAGTCACAGGTAAGAACCCAGGGTGCTTTcattcaattcaaaatcacATCGATCTGATCTGACCGGTGCTTCTTTCTACAGGTGAACTCAGTGGGCACACTGAAAGAGTTTCTGGTTTTGCATTTTGCTCCCATGATGGACAAGAACACATCTGTGCCAGCACTTCGGACGATAAGACAGTCAAAATCTGGGATTCTGAACAGAAAATTCTGCTAAAAGAACACAATGTCCACCAAGTGAGTGAATATTTTACCTGCCATTCTGTTTAGAGTTGTGACTGGTTCACAAGTCGTTCTAGATTGCGGCGTTCTGTcttcatattttcatttttacctTATATAGTGGCAGAAGTATACATTTTTAACTGCCTTGGCTACATTTACAGCACACTgccaacaaaataaatacattttgttttttatcagCATATTTGAAATGTCTGAACAAAAATATAGAGTAActctaatatttatttatatatttctttaaacaATTTTTCTTTACGAAAGTTTACaattttgattattttcatTTGCAGTAACATTTGGTAGTTTTACATCTATAATGTAACTGATAATGTAATTTTGCCCATTGGGAATTAATCGGATGATTGTCGTTTGATAATTGTTATTGTTACTCTATAACAGTTAAGAGTATAATAATAGTTACTCTTTTCATTACACACATTTCATTACACACTTTTGACAACCTTATCTGTCAGACTAAAATTCACACTGgtgacatttaaaaaagcaGTGTTTACAACAACATTTGACATGAAACGGCAAATGCGGCTATAATATAACTTGATGACAACCATAAAATCATAACTACCGTTGCTAGATATTTAAATAAGCAATATGTTTGGGGAGTTACATTTCTGTGATGTATAGCCCAGTGAAACGACTTCTCGAATGAGAGAAATAGCTTTCTAGGCtctttattttgtccattttgattgcATATTACAAGGacatatgaataaaaaaaataatgtgcactgaatattgtttttaaataaatactacaCTATTCCATAAAAATAGGAAttctccattttgatttcatggtgatgAAATACCaactatttaaagggttagttcacccaaaaattaaaattgtgtcatgaattactcacccttaggttgttccaaacccgtgagacctccgttcatcttctgaacacaaatgaagatatttttgatgaaatctgagagctctcaaatagacagcaatttaattaccaCCCCAAGGCCAAGAAAGGTAAAAACATTGTTGAAATAGCCCATGTGACCACAGTTGTTCATCCTTAATTTTATGGTAAGCTGGCATTCGAAAGCACTGCACTGTATTTACAACGTTGAAAGTGTTCTCGTCAAAATAAAGGTTCGACCACTGCAGTCACATGGAGTATTTTAACGATGTCtgtactacctttctgggccttgaaagtggttgTTGcgtagctgtctatggaggggtcagagctCTCGGAGTACATTAAatttcttcatttgtgttctgaagatagtCTTGCCAATTTAAATATTCAAGCAAAAAGATGCAAAACGGAACTCCGTTCATTACTCGCTGTGTGGGAAAACAAATCCAGAATTTGTTTAGATTCAGACAGCATGTGAATACTAGATTCAACGTATCGGACGTATCGCTAACGGATCGTCATTTCGacatattgcaaagaactgctaaTTTTATATGGTGGAAATAgaatatatattacaattttcACATTAGTAAATAGCATTTACAGCtctttgcacttagtgtaaatatcatcgctaagaaaatgttattttcacttGGTGTAAGtagaatctagttgctattaaaTAGCATTtacagctatttgcacttagtgtaaatatcatctatcgcTAAGAAAATATGTTATTGTAAATAGAGTAATCTagtaaatagaatctagttgctattaacacttagtgcaaatagccgcttcctttcttaaaggggggggggggggggtgaaacactcagtttcagtcaatctcatgtcaatcttgagtagtattgcatccttcatatctacGAAaattctttagttttattatatttataaaagaaatatgggctgtacctagtctttccggaaaaaaacaagcgcctggaggcgtatcgtgtgggcggagctaaagaatgatgagcgcgcagctactgcacgagagcttctgaaaaCTGACATCCTCAAGCATGGAGATGAAAgcgttaccctaaataaaccatggctatcagattcaactaatacatatatgatccagaatcagatccggaggctgaaataaattgaacaggagaaacagcaacagcaggacgtccgtctctgtggtatgtcaacatttgtgtgttactcgcagtttatgaggacatgatttggtttatggactattgtatgcgactaaaccttagcagtagcaagcaaaacggttttgcacgtcagactagtgtaacgttatacatagaacaacaatggagtaaccgttagcgcatttgaatgacgaagcacgctttgtgagaacgctaggtttatgtttgggtggttttacaataagcaaactgacacctatagtggtcagctaaaca
Encoded here:
- the mrpl22 gene encoding 39S ribosomal protein L22, mitochondrial, with the protein product MAASTVTWAGLASIGRACGHIRSRLLGSSSTLPHVSCLHTSSEFNSKNWDRRNLVVYPPQKKDESRRPAEIHHCRRQIKYSKDKMWYLAKLIRGMTIDQAIAQLEFNDKKGANIIKEVLLEAQDMAVRNHNVEYKSNLYIAESFSGKGKYLKRIRYHGRGMFGIMDKVHCHYFVKLVEGVPPSIEQKTGFDQAKEYVEQLRNRTIIHSL